The following nucleotide sequence is from Corylus avellana chromosome ca7, CavTom2PMs-1.0.
AAAGGGGTTAAGTTATGGTAAGCTTATACagttttatatttatacatCGATACGACTCGAACTAGTTATGCGACATATGGTTGGCAATTTTTAACATAACTTACGAATTCGACACGaatacaatacaaaattaaaaaattaggaTAAGAAATTTAACctctttaattaaataagttatgTAAGAACCCAAATCGACCATACATGCCTGAATTGCATATGCCCTAATTGCTACGTTGTCATATTTGAGTTTAATATTAATGAGCGGTGTGTGTTAAAGCAGTTGGCTTTATTTGATACAAGCTAGGCTAGGACGTTGTCATATTTGTAAAAAAGTTAGGCCAATTAAATGTGGGAAATAAGTATTAATTGATTCTTGATTCTCCGTCCCCACAAATCCCATCTCTACAATGGGAATGGGCCGGGTTTgcttttaatcttttctttatcTCTGAGCGGCACAAGGTTCCATTTTGAAGTAATAAAGTGAAATATAGATGGCACCTACCATGACGACTAGATTGAAACGTTCCATCAACTAATAAAATTTACTAGAAATGTTATGGATCCACAAGTTATTtgtatttgatttatatttttttataaatttaatatatcaactattaaatttatagagtCTATTATATGTGGATCTacataaatttacaaatttaataatttattccaaGTAAATAGGGACGAAATATGAGTAAAATATTGGCCTGtagcatttttctaaaatttaaaagttaacttcaacaaataaaatctaagcatcaataaaatgataatacatttgactcttaataaaaaaatatataaatatataaaattttaaattttaaaactttaaaaagtatttatttatttttataaaaaaattgtttatgtcgCCGCTTCAGGTTGGCCCAACAACAAGATTTTAGGGGTAAAAAGGTAATTACGATGCAGTTATTAGCTAAAACTGTATCCGCCTAGGCGATTAGTAAAATTCCCTAACCAGCTAGGTGCTGGCAGTTTCAGCAGGTTTTCAAATCTAAAAACAGTTCTAATTGCATTAAAAAGCGGTTAGATAGTTAGGGTAATTAGCGGGCAATTTATAACTACCCCTATTTTGGCCCTACCATATTTACCCCTCCCCTGTGACATCTTTGTGGTTGCCAAGAGCTCGCACCAATGGAAATTCTGTTTCATACATTTAAATAATTTCAAGCATttggatttggaaaaaattacaagaagTAGATTGAAAATAGGAACCAAATACCTTGTCAgcttgtgttaattttttttttcttcttcttttacaGTGGGTGTTATTTGGGTAGGCATGGTGGTACCCAAGGCGTCGATCGATCGGACAACTCAGATATGGACGAAATCACAAGAATATACATAATTTACGCAATCACACGCTCATAAGAATCGTTTTTGCATCTCTTACCCATGTAACCTTCAGAGAGAGACGAAGCAGAAAACAAATGTCTTGGAGACGGAAGAGTCTGAGGTAGATGATGATTGCAGatggagaaaacaaaaaattcgtTAAGAATGAGTCTGACTTGGCACACTAATGGAATTAGTCAAgtattttgatgaaattttcgaGAACTTTTGAattatcttttatattattgtgagtgatttgtaattttggCCAAACACTTACActtattttgcatttatcccataTTATTATAGCAAaatgttccatttttttttttttttgggtaaagtggATGTACCTCTCTCAAATtatcacccaattgataatgttctcCCAAACTTCCAACACATCGTCAATGTCCTCCAATGATGAAACTATCCATagtaaaataactaaaacatctagaaaaaccctaaaaaaaaaaaaaaaaacaaagtggccaaatttaaaaataaaaaaattataagaaaaaaattaaaaatttcgattttaaaattaaaaatttcgatttttttaataagaattgaaaattttcgtttttgtttttcaaaaaattttataatataattttttaataaaaattcaaaaaaatttaaaaaatttcgttaaattttatttttaaaaaaattcttttttatttttattttaaattttaaattaattaatttttttaaaattttcaaatttatatgggtatttttgtcttattgagaaatctatataggcatttttatatttttgatagttttaagggacattgataatgttttggtaattttgagagatattgttacaattgaaagtttaagggaacattatcaattggatgatagtttgagaggtatgtggatttttatttatttataatatattttctctatGATCTTTATCAGTCCCTCATCTCTACTACCGAAGCCATGAAGCACTAGTTGGAGGGGAGGGTGGCCTTGTAGACAAGGTCGAATATGTGGCCGAGGAGGGTGGAGGAGGAGAATGAGTCTCCTCCCAAGCCCACATCACAACTGTTGGCATCACCCTCCCCTTCGCGCCCTTATCATGGTTGTTTAAAGTAATTTTAGGTGGCATACTTATGTTCtactaaaaataatgtgactattaaaatcagtatttaatcaaaatttaataatgatcaattataagtctaataataattttaatagttacgtcattattaataaaacataaataaaatacaaatagactATCTAAAATTTCTCTATTCAATCCCTAATCTCTCTTGCCGCCGTACTTAATTCGCAGCCACCACCCTTGATTTGAGGGTGAGAAAAAAGCTGAACTTGATGAGAAACATGATTGATTTTTGATGAACGTGGTGTTGCCGTGTTGGGTTGGTTGTTGTGGCGTGGGTTGGTTGTATGTGTCCAgggatataaataaataaatatattaatacaaaATGTACGTAGCCGAGTAGAAAGTATCTTGTCATTTAAGAGGTGAAACAGTATCATTGACCAAGAAAGCTAAATCATCCAGACATTTAATTAGGAgtggttgtaaaaaaaaaaaaaaaatattgtcgATGTTGTTCTAGATGATTAGCACTAGCAGCAATGCAATGCTGTATACgtcattcttttatatttttatgtttagaaaaaatttctaaaaaattataaaaccagGCATATCAGATTCTTTATTCTTAATGCGCaaggaacaaaaaataattttttatacattattttaatataaatattttttctttacttttttatctttttatttttaattgagaattgcattaaaattttttgataaaaagtgagggtagataaaaaaatttatattttataaagatataatattttaatggtataagaaaatgtgaataattttattgtaaaatatatttttatagagaaattttttttttttttatacccctgaacttaagaaaaataaaaaagagagactACCGGGTCCACTAGGACTTAATAGAGACAGCTCCAACGAAGGGGCACAGGGAGCATTATGaactctatatatatttattccttTTCGCAATACTTTCAGATAGACAAGTAGTACTGTATTTTCACCCTTCACCATGCTAACGTCTGTGGTTGCCCCAACATACTTCAGGCAGGTGTTTCCACCAGCATTCCCTTCAAAGAATAATCCCACAATGTGTTCAGCACAAAGACCAAAACATCTTCAATGGAAACCAAGGCATCTTGATAAAACTATTGACTCATTTAGCGGAAAGTTGTCGCAGGGTGGGCTTGTTTTTCAACAAAACTTCTTGATCAGATCATACGAGCTAGACCCTAATGGCAAAGTCTCAATATTGGCCTTATTGAATCATTTACAGGTTCTAACGACTGTCTCTTTGATAAGGCATATTGTAAGTTATTATGTCTAATGAAATCCTTAACCTTCTTGCCTGGCTTTTGTCCTTGTAGGAATCATCACTTAATCACTTGAAGAGTGTGGGGCTAAGTACTGCAGAGAGTTTTGGTTTAACAGCAGAGATGATTAGAAGGAACCTGATATGGGTCGTATATCGGCTGCAGATTGTGGTCGAACGCCAACCTTCATGGTAAGCCATTTTACTAGTCACCATTCAAAGAAAAGCCTAATTAGATCTCCATCctcaaaattacaattaattagacaTCGGTTGGACTTGACAGGGACCCGGTTAGGACATTGCTGTGATCAGACTGGCTCCCAGTCGAGTCCTAGCAGGGTCCGGCAACGTTTTAGTTGGGTCTGTAGATTTGAGAATGTGATgcttaaacttgaaaaatggttaacaattttttgtgaaaaatgatttgaaaaatgaaaattaaagtgAGTTTTTCAgttgaacaaaaaatattttctgttaactattatttttttatcgtaCCAAATATCCGaataaatttgagaatgagatgcccAAAGTGCTCCAACGCTACATGTTGGCTTTGATACTATTAATCATGATCGACCCATTGAAATCTCTGAAGGGCTGATGTAGTTCAAGTCGAAAGTTGGATACCAAGACCAGGAAAGCGTGATTGGCTCGTCCGTGATTACAAGACAGGCGAAACTATTCTTAAAGCAACCAGGTTGACACTTGTTGCCGTGAATTATTGGTTAATATTCACTGTTCTGTCACATTCACTCTTTAATCTCTTCTATACGCAGCCTGTTTTTGAtgatgaataaaaaaacaagGAGATTATCTATAGAAAAAGAAGCATGGGCAGAGATAGAGCCTTATGTTTTGAATTGTGACCCTATCATTAACAAGGATAAGAGAAAACTTGTGCAATGGGACCTCCATAGAGCAGATCATGTCCGAACAGGTATAGCAGTAAGTATCTTCAACTTAAAATCTGTctccttcaatatatatatattgcgtATTTTCTGTATATAGCAAGCAAtcttttaaacaaattaaactctTTCTTCCCAACCATTGCAGCCTTTATGGAATGATTTGGATGTCAATCAGCATGTGAACCACGTCAAATACATCAGCTGGATTCTTGAGGTACATCCTTTTGCATGCCTCTATTTGCTTTTCTTACTGCTAAGCTTCAGTAGAGAATTGATATTAAAGCCTAATAAGTAGTTTATTGGAAGAATGTCCAAGAGAGTACGTGAAGGAGATTTGCTggattattttgttttctttctttaatttttttcatataaagcGAAGAGAGTATGCAATGCTTAATTCTATTAGGCatataaatatttctttgtttaatttcttttatccTTTTCTTAACAATTAATGGAAAATGATGCTGCCTATTAGAGTGCTCCTCGCTCGGTGCTGGAGGGTCACAAGCTTTCTTCGATGACTTTGGAGTATCGAAAGGAGTGTGGGAGAGATAGCATGCTGCAATCTTTCTCTGCAGTCAACAGAAAAGGTACGAGTCACTCTGCAGAGGATGAATGGGTTGAACTTGATCACTTGCTTCGACTTGAAGATGGGAGTGAGATTCTCAGGGGAAGGACTACATGGATGCCAAAATATAGTAAAGGATGCTCAGTGTAAGAACTTATTCTATTTGTATTAACTATCCCAAATAAAATGTTTTGTGATGCCTCTCATTTATAGAGATATACAAGCAGATCTTGAGTAAAGATAAAtgcaatttgaatttaaataatACAACATCTATCTACACGTTCAAACTTGCTGCACCTTATCCTCCTGCTGTCAAAAGTTGTTTGTGTTATGAAAATTTCCCAAGACCCATTAGATacgaaaaatgaaaagaagggTACGTTAATAATCTTTTTGGTACTtgaattttaatgtttttatttttaccccctaggttttaaaacatgacaaatctagtacctcagattttgaaaaagaccGAATCACCACCTCAATTAATTTCCGTCAATCCTCCactaacggaagtccacgtcatTGCCATGTAATCACATAATATCGTGACACGTGtccaccttaaaaaaaaaaaaa
It contains:
- the LOC132188490 gene encoding palmitoyl-acyl carrier protein thioesterase, chloroplastic-like isoform X2; protein product: MLTSVVAPTYFRQVFPPAFPSKNNPTMCSAQRPKHLQWKPRHLDKTIDSFSGKLSQGGLVFQQNFLIRSYELDPNGKVSILALLNHLQESSLNHLKSVGLSTAESFGLTAEMIRRNLIWVVYRLQIVVERQPSWADVVQVESWIPRPGKRDWLVRDYKTGETILKATSLFLMMNKKTRRLSIEKEAWAEIEPYVLNCDPIINKDKRKLVQWDLHRADHVRTGIAPLWNDLDVNQHVNHVKYISWILESAPRSVLEGHKLSSMTLEYRKECGRDSMLQSFSAVNRKGTSHSAEDEWVELDHLLRLEDGSEILRGRTTWMPKYSKGCSV
- the LOC132188490 gene encoding palmitoyl-acyl carrier protein thioesterase, chloroplastic-like isoform X1; amino-acid sequence: MLTSVVAPTYFRQVFPPAFPSKNNPTMCSAQRPKHLQWKPRHLDKTIDSFSGKLSQGGLVFQQNFLIRSYELDPNGKVSILALLNHLQESSLNHLKSVGLSTAESFGLTAEMIRRNLIWVVYRLQIVVERQPSWADVVQVESWIPRPGKRDWLVRDYKTGETILKATSLFLMMNKKTRRLSIEKEAWAEIEPYVLNCDPIINKDKRKLVQWDLHRADHVRTGIAPLWNDLDVNQHVNHVKYISWILESAPRSVLEGHKLSSMTLEYRKECGRDSMLQSFSAVNRKGTSHSAEDEWVELDHLLRLEDGSEILRGRTTWMPKYSKGCSV